The sequence below is a genomic window from Chitinophagales bacterium.
AGTCCGGATCAACCCCGATGGCTCAATAGATTCAGGGTTCAATACCGGAAGCGGTTTTAATGATAGGGTCAAATGCATTGCAATACAGGACGATGGAAAAATATTGGTAGGTGGGGATTTTAACTCTTTCGATGGAAATACCAGCAATAATTTAGTAAGGCTTAATACCGATGGGAGTTTTGACAATAGTTTTAATATCGGGACTACGCTTAATTCCTCCGTAGAGGATATTGACATTTACCCCGGAACAGGACAAATTTTAATTGGTGGTGATTTTTCCGTAATACACAGCATGACCAGTGCCAATATAAGATTGCTGCGCCTAAACCCTGACGGATCCATGGACTCTACTTTCACCACAGGCTGGGGGCCGAGCAGGGTTGTATTTGATGTTGATATTCTAAAGGACGGGACGATTGCTATTGTCGGCAACTTTTCATCCTATAATTCTGCTTCGGTAAACAGATATGCCCGATTGAATCCAAGCGGCACCCTTAATGGTTCGCATGTTTACGGTTTGGGCTTTAATAGGGAAGTGAAAAAAATACTGACTGTTGATAGAAACCATGACGGTATAAATGATGCCTATTTCTTTGGAGGGCTTTTTACGGATTACCAATCTCAAACGGCCAACCATATAGCCCTGATCGACACTTTTGGACTTTCCATTCCTGATTTTAATCCCGGTACTGGCCCTGACAACAGTGTTCTGGATGTTTCCTTGCAAAATGACAATAGAGTCATTATTGTTGGAGGATTCAATGAATACAACGGCATCCCGCGAAACGGCATCGCGCGCATTTATATTTGCCAAACGGCACAGCCCGACAGCATCATTGGAAGTGCTACTACACGCTGCCCGGGAGAAACATTGACTTATTCTGTTCCTTTAAACCCAGTAGTAGATTATTACGAATGGACATTGCCACCGGGCTGGACAGGCAGTTCCGATTCTGCTTCCATTACTGTAATATCCAATGGGCAAGGTGGTGTGCTATCCGTAAAAGCCTTTACCGATAGCTGTGGCTACAGCATTCCCATGCAGAAAAATATTGAGCGGGTACAACCGCCCTACACGCCCATCTGCCTGGTGACCGTTGATTCCAGCAGCAACCACAATATTGTGATCTGGGGCAAACCAATGGATAAGTCATTTATTGACAGCTTCCTGATTTATAGGGAAACTACAACAGGGGTTTATACTAAAATTGCTGGTAAACATAGGGATTCATTAAGCGAATATCATGATTATGATGCCAACCCCAATGCAACTTCCTATCGCTATAAAATTTCGGTATTGGATACCTGTGGTGTAGAATCGGACTTAAGTCCTTATCACAATTCAATTCACCTGCAAAATTTGGGCAACGGGAATTTGCAGTGGACTTTTTACCAAATTGAAAGCAGTACCAACCCGGTGACTGAGTTCAATGTTTACCGCGACAATTTTGGCAATGGAAATTTCACGCAAATAGGACTGGTCCCCGGCACCAATTCAACATTCACCGATATCAGTTATTCCTCTTTTCCCGATGCAGAATATTTAGTGGATGTGCATTGGGGCATTTCCTGTTCTCCGGTTGCCCGTACTGTCAATACCACCCGCTCCAATATCAGGAAAGGAAGTGCGGTGACAATCATTGACACCAGCATTATTGACACGGTTAACAACCCAATAGATACATTGGACAACGATACCACGCAGAACAATGATACAAGTACTGTTCTGGTCAATTTCGATGCACTGGATCTGTATGTCAATATTTATCCCAATCCCGCTACTGATGTGGTCTATATTAATACCGATGCCCATGTTCAAGTTAAGGCCATTCAGGTCTTTGATTTGCCGGGAAAAGAAGTGTTGCGCAAATTGCTGCCCTCCAATTCAAATCTGCATTCCATTCCCCTTGACAATTTGAAAACAGGCATTTACCTCGTGCTGATAGATACCAACCGGGGACAAGTAAGGAAAAAACTTTTTGTTCGGTAAAGCAAGAACCATGCGGCAATGCTATTCCGGTTTTAAAATCTATTTCCCCTCTTTTAAAAATACGCGCCTACTTGTTGTACTGTATTTTTTTGTGGGAATATTGGGTTTTTCGAGCTATGCCAAACAATACAGTTTTAAAAACTATACCGCTACCGATGGTATTGGCAGCTCCAGTATCAATCACATTTTCCAGGACAAAAAAGGATATATCTGGTTTGCCACGCAGGGAGGAGGTGTCAGCCGCTTTGACGGCAATAGTTTCTTAAATTTCACCAAAAAGGACGGATTGATAAGCAACGATGCCACCTATATCAACCAAGACAAGCAAGGTCGGATATGGATTGCCACAGCAGCAGGACTTTCTATTTTTGATGGCAAGCAATTCAAAAACTATTCGCAAGAAAATGGATTGACGAATGGCGTTGTATTTTGCATTTACATGGATAGGAAAAATACAACCTGGATTGCCACACAGGATGCCGGGCTTATTCTCTTTGATGGAGAAAATTTCAAATCGATCACAAGGGAGCAAGGATTGCCCACAAATGAAATATATACCATCACACAGGATCATAGTGGAAAAATCTGGCTTGGCACTGCAAAGGGAGTAGCATCTATTTTTAATGATCGCATTACTGTTTACAATGATTCTACTATTAAAGACAATGCTTACTTTTCTTCCCTAACCGATAAAAGTGGGCAGGTATGGTTTGGCTCGGTTGGCGATGGATTGCTTTTGATCGATAAAAATGATTCCATCCGCAAAATTAAATTGCCCATGCCTGCTGAAAATGACTTCATTGGAGGTTTGACGCAAGATGGGGAAGGAAATATTTGGATGGCAAGCGATCACGGGCTGTTGAAATACAAAAAAGACAGTTTTCAGCTATATGGCGAACAGGAAGGGCTCTCGGTAAATATTGTCCAAACGGTGATGTGCGACTATGAGGGGAATATTTGGAGTGGCACCTTGGGCGGTGGAATTGATATGCTTTCTAGTGAGGCATTCATCAACTTTACTGCTAGCGATGGCCTGAGCAGCAAAAACATCACTTGTATAGAAGCAGATATTGCTGACAAAATATTTTGGGTGGGCAGCAGCGAAGGGCTTTTTACATACAATTCTCAAAGCAATCCACTGTTTGAAAAGATCAATGGCATCGATGAGTTGGAAAACACCAATATTGTTGATTTAGCAATAGATACAAATGGGCTGATTTGGATTTGCACCCACAGTGCTGTTTATGTTCTGGAAAGAAAAAATGATACCTACAGGATTCAAACGAGCATAAAGGAAATTGCTGGAAATAAACTGGTCAGCCCTACAAAGATTTTGCATGATTCAAAGGGCAATACCTGGATAGCTAGCTATGGATCGGGGCTGTTCAAGTTCAATTCAGGGGAAATCAAAAATGATGCATTAAAAGGCACTTGCTACCAGATCGACAGCGGGTTTATCAGCAATAAAATATTGAGCCTATTTGAAGACCAAAAATCAAATATCTGGATAGGGACGCATGACAAAGGCATCGTGAAATTTGATGGAAAAGATTTTCAGCCTTTGACAAAAAATGAGGAAACCGGAAAATCCATTTGGTCAATTACAGAGGATGCTCAAGGAAATATTTTTTGGAGCACGCTGGAAAATGGACTTTTCAGATATGATGGGAATGAGGTGTACAATTATTCTAAAGCACTCAACAGACGCTCAATTTTTAATACCGCATTGCTATGGGATGAGGCAGAACATTGCCTGTGGCTGGGCAGCGAAAAAGGACTTTCCAGACTTTTGTTTGATACAAATTTTGAAATAATAAAAACACAGCAATTCACGGAAAAAGACGGTTTTATCCCATCGGGGATTAATCAAAATGCCATTGTTCCGGCAAATGATAAGCAAATATTCCTGGGCTCCTCAAATGGCCTTTGGCTATTGGACAACAAAAAAATATCCAAAAAAAACATCCCTCCAAAAATACAATTGACCAATTTGCGCCTGTTTTTCGAAGCTGTGGATTGGTCAGCCTTTACCGATTCCATAAATGTATTCAGCCAATTGCCCATCCATCTTGAACTGCCCTATAAACAAAACCACCTTACATTTGACATTCAGGCCCTTACCACACAAGATGTCAGGTACAGCTTTATGCTAAAAGGACAAGACAAAACATGGTCTGTTCCGGGCAAAAACAATGAAATTACCTATTCCAATATTAGCCCTGGCGAAAATTATACTTTTTTGGCAAAAGCCCTCAACAAAGATGGTATTGAAAGTGATGAGCCGATAGTTTTTTCTTTTTCCATTCTGCCTCCGTGGTGGCAAACCTGGTGGTTTCAATTGCTGGCTGCTATAGGTATTATAGGTGCGCTCCTATTTATTGTAAAAACAAGGGAGAAAGTTTTGAAGGAGCAAAACCTAAAACTTGAAACCACTGTAAAAGAAAGAACCCGTGAAATTGAACATCAAAAAAATATTGTAGAGCAGACCCTTTCCGAAAAGGAAGAATTGTTGCTACAAAAAGGAGTGCTACTCAAGGAAATTCACCATCGGGTAAAAAACAATCTACAGACCATATCCAGTTTGCTTATGCTGCAAAGTTCTGACATTACTGACGACAGAGCAAAAAACGCCATCAGGGAAAGTCAGAACAGGGTGCATTCCATAGCAATGGTCCATCAAAAACTCTATCAAAACGAGGGCGTAGAAAAGGTTGAATTGAAAAATTTTACAGAAGATCTCTGCAAGCAAATCCAATCCATGTACCCACTTGATACGCAGGTGGAAATCCAAATCAATATGCCCCAAATTTATCTCCCTATCGATATTGCTG
It includes:
- a CDS encoding T9SS type A sorting domain-containing protein; protein product: MKTFQIFILLSCIYFLSHAQPGTLDLSFDPGTGFNDVILTSTIQADGRIIIGGQFTDYNGFPTRFLARLNPNGSVDSSFVSGTGIDNVVITSAVQADQKIILGGVFTAYNGTIANGIVRINPDGSIDSGFNTGSGFNDRVKCIAIQDDGKILVGGDFNSFDGNTSNNLVRLNTDGSFDNSFNIGTTLNSSVEDIDIYPGTGQILIGGDFSVIHSMTSANIRLLRLNPDGSMDSTFTTGWGPSRVVFDVDILKDGTIAIVGNFSSYNSASVNRYARLNPSGTLNGSHVYGLGFNREVKKILTVDRNHDGINDAYFFGGLFTDYQSQTANHIALIDTFGLSIPDFNPGTGPDNSVLDVSLQNDNRVIIVGGFNEYNGIPRNGIARIYICQTAQPDSIIGSATTRCPGETLTYSVPLNPVVDYYEWTLPPGWTGSSDSASITVISNGQGGVLSVKAFTDSCGYSIPMQKNIERVQPPYTPICLVTVDSSSNHNIVIWGKPMDKSFIDSFLIYRETTTGVYTKIAGKHRDSLSEYHDYDANPNATSYRYKISVLDTCGVESDLSPYHNSIHLQNLGNGNLQWTFYQIESSTNPVTEFNVYRDNFGNGNFTQIGLVPGTNSTFTDISYSSFPDAEYLVDVHWGISCSPVARTVNTTRSNIRKGSAVTIIDTSIIDTVNNPIDTLDNDTTQNNDTSTVLVNFDALDLYVNIYPNPATDVVYINTDAHVQVKAIQVFDLPGKEVLRKLLPSNSNLHSIPLDNLKTGIYLVLIDTNRGQVRKKLFVR
- a CDS encoding two-component regulator propeller domain-containing protein, whose translation is MRQCYSGFKIYFPSFKNTRLLVVLYFFVGILGFSSYAKQYSFKNYTATDGIGSSSINHIFQDKKGYIWFATQGGGVSRFDGNSFLNFTKKDGLISNDATYINQDKQGRIWIATAAGLSIFDGKQFKNYSQENGLTNGVVFCIYMDRKNTTWIATQDAGLILFDGENFKSITREQGLPTNEIYTITQDHSGKIWLGTAKGVASIFNDRITVYNDSTIKDNAYFSSLTDKSGQVWFGSVGDGLLLIDKNDSIRKIKLPMPAENDFIGGLTQDGEGNIWMASDHGLLKYKKDSFQLYGEQEGLSVNIVQTVMCDYEGNIWSGTLGGGIDMLSSEAFINFTASDGLSSKNITCIEADIADKIFWVGSSEGLFTYNSQSNPLFEKINGIDELENTNIVDLAIDTNGLIWICTHSAVYVLERKNDTYRIQTSIKEIAGNKLVSPTKILHDSKGNTWIASYGSGLFKFNSGEIKNDALKGTCYQIDSGFISNKILSLFEDQKSNIWIGTHDKGIVKFDGKDFQPLTKNEETGKSIWSITEDAQGNIFWSTLENGLFRYDGNEVYNYSKALNRRSIFNTALLWDEAEHCLWLGSEKGLSRLLFDTNFEIIKTQQFTEKDGFIPSGINQNAIVPANDKQIFLGSSNGLWLLDNKKISKKNIPPKIQLTNLRLFFEAVDWSAFTDSINVFSQLPIHLELPYKQNHLTFDIQALTTQDVRYSFMLKGQDKTWSVPGKNNEITYSNISPGENYTFLAKALNKDGIESDEPIVFSFSILPPWWQTWWFQLLAAIGIIGALLFIVKTREKVLKEQNLKLETTVKERTREIEHQKNIVEQTLSEKEELLLQKGVLLKEIHHRVKNNLQTISSLLMLQSSDITDDRAKNAIRESQNRVHSIAMVHQKLYQNEGVEKVELKNFTEDLCKQIQSMYPLDTQVEIQINMPQIYLPIDIAVPLGLIFNELLTNSFKYAFKGKNTGEITIKVRSKKPVTSGKIESKQNLHISYSDNGPGLKSSAQLNNPETLGLRLIQLLSSQIGAKVEYSNEIISKFIFTFKKAENPVIIENNG